A region from the Criblamydia sequanensis CRIB-18 genome encodes:
- a CDS encoding KpsF/GutQ family sugar-phosphate isomerase, with the protein MKKSELATSNKKELYLKTNKKSKETLLLKKLLEEERENLEYFFDKIDLEALEKVYSILKACKGLIIFSGVGKSALVAKKIAATMTSTNTRAIYLSPMNALHGDIGIVSKEDVFVLISKSGESEELVQLLPFLRNKKATLVAVVSNLSSRLAKASDLALCLPVKKELCPFDLAPTTSSIVQMIFGDVISIALMREKNFSIDEYAFNHPAGQIGKRLTFKVGDLMLTGSEIPIAQSESKLIDCLVELSNKRCGSLLISNKSLELLGIFTDGDLRRALQQLGSKALDLPIKELMNSNPRTITRDSLAREALKLMEGSKKNEVTVLPVVDEHKKILGLLKLHDLIQTGI; encoded by the coding sequence ATGAAAAAATCAGAGCTTGCAACTTCTAACAAAAAAGAACTATATTTGAAGACAAATAAAAAAAGTAAGGAAACTCTCTTGTTAAAAAAGCTTCTAGAAGAAGAACGTGAAAACTTAGAGTATTTTTTTGATAAAATTGATTTAGAGGCGCTTGAAAAAGTTTATTCTATTTTGAAAGCTTGTAAAGGCCTCATCATCTTTTCCGGCGTTGGCAAAAGCGCTCTTGTCGCTAAAAAAATTGCCGCAACCATGACTTCTACAAATACCCGAGCCATTTATCTCTCCCCTATGAACGCTCTTCATGGGGATATAGGGATTGTTAGCAAAGAAGACGTCTTCGTTTTGATCAGCAAGAGCGGAGAGTCTGAAGAGCTTGTTCAACTTCTTCCTTTTTTACGTAACAAGAAAGCCACTTTAGTGGCGGTTGTATCAAATTTATCAAGCAGGCTTGCAAAAGCATCGGACCTCGCCCTTTGTTTGCCTGTAAAAAAAGAGCTTTGTCCTTTTGATTTAGCACCCACAACATCAAGTATTGTACAAATGATCTTTGGCGATGTGATTTCTATCGCCTTAATGCGAGAGAAAAATTTTTCAATTGATGAGTATGCCTTTAATCACCCTGCAGGTCAAATCGGCAAACGACTTACTTTTAAAGTCGGAGATCTTATGCTAACCGGTTCTGAGATTCCAATAGCGCAATCAGAAAGCAAGCTAATTGATTGTTTAGTTGAATTATCTAATAAGCGATGCGGCTCTCTTTTGATTTCAAACAAAAGCTTGGAACTTCTTGGAATATTTACTGACGGAGACCTTCGTCGCGCGCTTCAACAACTTGGCTCTAAAGCACTTGACCTTCCAATAAAAGAACTGATGAATAGCAACCCTAGGACTATCACTCGGGATTCATTAGCAAGAGAAGCCCTGAAATTAATGGAAGGAAGTAAAAAAAATGAAGTGACCGTATTACCTGTTGTCGATGAGCATAAAAAAATACTTGGGCTTCTTAAACTTCATGACTTAATTCAAACCGGAATTTAA